The Stenotrophomonas sp. ZAC14D1_NAIMI4_1 DNA segment TCGCCAGAACGGCGATCCGGACCAATACGTGGGCGACCGGGTGATGGAAGGCCTCGCGATGGCCTGCCTCGCCCTGACGGTCTTCATCCAGGAACGGGTGCGGCCCGCGACCTGACCGGGGGATCCGATCTGGCTGGACCTGCGCTCGCGTGGGTCCGGCTGGTGGGGCAGTCGAGCAAGCTCGACGCTACTTGGTCGGCTCCTGCAGGGAGGCTTCCAGAAGCGAGACGTACGTGTCCAGGCGGGTTCGCTGGGCGATCAGGATCCACCCGACCAGGTACAGCATCACCATGGCGAAGATCAGGATGACGCCTGCCCAGCCGATGTCGAAGACCCCCGTCCAGTCGCCCCAATGCCAGTTGCGGAACTGCAGGTACAGTGCGACCAGCAACGGGAACGGGCCAAGGCGCTGCAGCCCTCCATACATGAGGCCCATACGGTCGACCATGCGGGCTTGTCGGATGCTGACGTACCGGAGGCGCTGCTCGCGATCGGCGCGCGGATACGCTCGGAGTTCGGCAATGACGTCCTGCCACTGCAGAAACTCGCTGTCCATTTCCAATGCGTGGGAAGGCCTGGGCTGGAAGTACTGACGGTACTCCCGGCGCAGCGTCAGGAAGCCGCCGAGCAGGAAGCCGCCAATCTCGACAACGAGACAGGCAAGCGCCACGAGCAGCAACACACGCTCAGGTATCCAGCGGTCAAGAAGAAGGCCGCAGATGAGCCCCACCGCGGCCGCAGCAATGCCGACGCGGAATGACCATTTCTCAGCCTGGCCCGCCTTGGCGTAGATCGATTGGCCCGACAGTTCCTGTATCCGGGTATGGAGCCCGTGGAACGTCAGGGCATCATCGCGTGCCCGCTCTGGCTGCGGAGTGCCGCTGCTCATCTGCATATCCATTGCGTGTCTCGTCCTGTCCCGGAAGGCGTCTCTTACCAAGCCATCTTAGCGTTTACGGGCTGGCGTCCGGCCCGTGCCGGGTTGTAGCTTACGGGTAAGGAAGATCAACAGCGAAGGATGTTGCATGGATGCTGGGGGTATTGGAAAGCGTGGTTATGCGCTTGCGGAGGCTGCCCCGGCAGAGGTTGAGCGACTGTGCGCATCGCTGCAGGCGTTCAATCAGCCCTTCGTGGGTGACGCTGCGGAGACTTACATCCGCTTGGTGGTGCGGGATCGCGACGGTGCTCTGCTGGGCGGAATTCTTGCCGAAGTGGCGTTGGACTGGCTGGAGATTCAGGTGTTGTGGGTCGAGCCCGGTGAGAGATCAAGCGGTGTGGGGGCTGCCCTGCTGACGGCGTGCGAACGCCGGGCGTGTGCGCTGGGTGCGCATGGTGCGCGGCTGGATACGTTTGATTGGCAGGCAGAGGGGTTTTACGCGCGGCACGGGTATGTGTGCTTTGGACGGTTGCAGGACTACCCACGTGGGCATGCGAGGGTTTTCATGAGCAAGCGGTTGTAGGCGAACGGCAGTCGAGCAAGCTCGACTCTACTCAGTCGGAATCCCAGTAGCGATTGAAGCGCCCTGTCTTCTGGTCGTAGAGGAAGAACGAAGTGCTGCTGCCCTCGCGGAAGTAGTTGAGTGCCGGTGTGCGGCTGCAGATCTTTCCGCTGGCATCTACAAGGTCGTTCACGGTGTTGTAGTCGTGACAGCCGGGCGCGCGCACCACCAGCCCCATGTCGTCATAGGAGTCTTCCAGATCGTCATCGACAAGAATGTGGCAGTTGGAAGGGGAGTTCGGATCCTTCTTGCCAAAGCAGACTCTCAGCCCTGAGTGGTGCCTGGCGCGATCGACGACCAAGGTTGCTTCGTCCTTCAAGCCGTCGCCGTTCATGTCGAGGCTTACTTTGGCGAATGCGGTAGGCGACGCTCGTCGCCATTCGTCCTGCTTTTTGAGGCCTTCAATACTGACTGTCTCCCAATTGCGATGCCCGCCGGGCGCAATGCGCGTTCCCGTGCTCGGGACTCTCTCGGAGTTCTGCGGCTGCTGTGAGCAAGGCCGCCCCATGTACCACGCATATGCCCAAGCCGCGAAGCGCAGATGGTCGGCGTGGCTCTCCGCGCCATATGAGTACTGCAGGTGCAATCCATCCATCTGCATTTCTGCACGGTAGATACCCCTGCTCGGTGACTCGTTCGACCATGCGGTGGCAAGCACCTCATGTCCGCAGGGACCCATGAAGCGAAGCATGCTGAGCACCTGGGACCCGCTGGCGCGTTCCAGTCGCTCGAACCCATCGCCTTCATCAGTGACGCGCTCATCGCCTCGAAGTGACAATGAAGAAGGCAGCGTGGCGCCGACGGCCACAAGCACGCGGAGGGTTGTCCATGGCGTCCCTGCCGCTCTGCCCGGTCCTTCCTTTACGCGGCCGTTGTCGCGGTCTAGGTAGACCACCACGGCGTTGCCGCCAGCCGGGTCAACGCCGGGCCGCAGCAGGTAGGGGCGGAGCATTACATGCACCGGGCGCTGGGGTGGCGGGTCCTGGCATGCGGCCAGGACCGCCAGAAGCGGAAACAGGATGAAGCGCAGCATTTGCACGAATGGCCTCATTGATTGAGCGGTGTGAGCAGGTGCCGCAGTTGCCAGGCGTGGTCAGCGCCCGCGCATCCCCTCGCCTGCATGCTGGCGCAATGGATTCAGCAGGTAGTCGATGACTCGGCGTTTCCCGGTTTTGATCTCGACGCTGATGCTGATGCCGATGGTGGCTTCGACCTCAATCCGAATCCCAGTAGCGATTGAAGCGCCCTGTCTTCTGATCGTAGAGATAGAACGAGGAAGCGCTGCCGACACGGAAATACTCGAGTGCCTGTGCGCGGCTGCAGACCTTTCCGCTGGCGTCAACAAGGTCATTCACGGTGTTATAGAGGTGGCAGCCTGGAGCGCGCACGTCCAGTCCCATGATGTCGTAGCCGTCTTCCAGATTGTCATCGACAAGAATGTGGCACTGGGACGGCGAGTTCGGATCCTTCCTGCCAAAGCAGACCCTCAGCCCTGAGTGGTGCCTGGCGCGGTCAACGACCAGCGCCGCCTCGTCCTTCAAGCCGTCGCCATTCATGTCGAGGCTCACTTTGGCGAATGCGGTGGGCGACGTTCGTCGCCATTCGTCCTGCTTCTTGAGGTCTTCAATACTGACCGCTTTCCAGCCCGCCGAAGGTTCGCCTGACCTGGTTGCCAGCGGTGCAGCGAGCGCCACTGCAAGGGCGGCGGCTGCGCCCAAGGGAGTAAATCGACTCATGGCTATCCGTGGCCTTCTTGAGGGATTCTGCTCCTGCCACCGTATACATTACGGGCCAAGCCAATGCCAGCATGCGGGTATTGGCCTGCTGGAGAAAAGTAGTCGAGCAAGCTCGACTCTACAGTTTGCGGGCGATAGGGGATTAATCGGGTGAGGCATGCGGGCCGGTTGCGTAACGCCAGGCGATGGTGCTCTGCAGGTGGCGCTGCAGGTGGTCGAGGAACACGCGCACCCGGGGCGCCAACTGCCTGCCGGGGCCATGCACGGCACTCAGGGGTGAGGTGGCCAGTGCGTGGTCGGGCAGCACCTCCACCAGCCGGCCGGCCTGCAGATCCTCGGCCACATCCCAGATGGATTTCCGCGCAATGCCGGCGCCCTGCACGGCCATCAACTGCGCCACTTCGCCGTCATCGCACAGGGTCGTGGCGTTGACCGGTACGGCAATGGTCCGGCTGCCTTCCAGGAAGCGCCAATGGCTGACCGGCGGGCTGCCGCTGGCGATGCAGTCGTGGCCCTGCAGATCGGCAATGCGGCCCGGCACGCCCCGCCGCTGCAGATACTCGGGCGACGCGCACAGCACCCGCCGGTTCGGGGCCAGTTGCCGCGCCACCAGGCGCGAATCGTCCAGCGTGCCGTAGCGCAGGGCCAGTTCGATGCCCTCCCCCACCAGGTCCACCACTTCATCGCGCAGTGAGAGGTGTACCCGCACACCCGGATGGGCCTTCTGGAAGCTGCGCACCGCCGGCACTACGTGGCGGCGGCCAAACCCGTTGGGCGCGGTCAGCCGCAGCACGCCGGCCACCACGTCCTGGCGCTGCTCTAGGGCAGCTTCTGCGGCCTCCACGGCATCCAGCACGTTCTGGCAATGCACCCGGAATAGCTGCCCTTCATCGGTGAGTGAGGCGCGCCGCGTACTACGGTTGAGCAGCCGCACTTTCAGCCTGCGCTCCAGCGAGGTCAGCCGCTTGCTGACCACCGCCAGGGACACCCCCAGGTCGCGCGCAGCGGCAGACAGGCTGCCGCCGTGGACGATGCGCTCAAAGGTGCGCAGCTCGTGGAGATCATCGATCACGGCACTTCTTTCCGTTGGGGCAATAGTTCCTTTCCCATATTGCCATTACGGAAAGTGTGCTGCATCCACACAATGGGTTCATCAACGGTGTCGGGTTCTGCCTGGCCCCGCTCTGTGAATGCGCACGCAGTCGCGACAGCAAGCGCGCGATGCTTCACAACAGCCACCCTGCAGGTAGCCAGACAATGAAAGACGATCCCGACAAGACCCTGCCGGCGCTCACGCGCCGTCGCTTTTTCCAGGGCCTCACCCTTATCCCCGTTGCCGCAGCGCTGCCGGGCTGCGCCCCGGGTGATGCCCCCGGCCAGGCCGCGACCCGCGCCGAAGCGGGCACGCCGTATGCCCCGCAGTTCTTCACGACGGCAGAGTGGGCCTTCGTGGTGGCGGCCTGCGACCGGCTGATTCCCTCGGATGAGGTGGGGCCAGGCGCGGTGGAATCGGGCGTGCCCGAGTTCCTTGACCGCCACATGCAGACACCCTACGCCGCTGGGGATATCTGGTACATGCAGGGCCCCTTCCTGGAAGCGCCCAGCGAGTTTGGCTACCAGGGCAAGCTGGCGCTGCGCGACATCCTGCGTGTGGGCATTGCTGCATTTGATGCGCAGTGCCGCAAGCAGCACCAGGGCAAGACCTTTGCGCAGCTGGACCACGCCGAGCAGGAGACGCTGCTGAAGGCGGCCGAGGGCGGCAAGCTCGAGCTGGAAGGCATTTCAAGCAAGTTGTTCTTCTCCAACCTGCTGGGTGAGGTGAAGAACGGCTACTTCGCCGATCCCAAGTACGGCGCGAACAAGGATATGGGGGCCTGGAAGATGATCGGGTACCCCGGCGTGCGCGCCGATTACCTGGATTGGATTGGGGTACGGGACAAGGCCTACCCCTTGCCGCCCGTGGATCTGGCTGGACGGAGAGGCTGAAGCAGATGGCACTTGTGAAACCGAAAGTCGACGCGGTCATCGTCGGCATGGGCTGGACGGGCGCGATCCTGGCCAAGGAACTGACCGATGCGGGCCTGCATGTGGTGGCGCTGGAGCGCGGCGGCGACCGCGATACCCAGCCTGATTTTGCCTACCCCAACGTGGTGGATGAGCTGGAAGGTTCGGTACACCGGCGTTATCTGCAGAGCCTCTCGCAGGAAACGGTGACCATCCGCCACAAGACCTCCGATACAGCCGTGCCCTACCGGCAGATGGGCTCGTTCAAGCCGGGCACCGGTGTGGGCGGTGCAGGCAGCCATTGGTCAGGCGCGCACTTCCGTCCGCTGCCGGAAGACATGAAGCTGCGCAGCAATGTGGAGCAGCGTTACGGCAAGGCCTTCATTCCGGCCGACATGACCATCCAGGATTTTCCGTTGACCTATGCCGAGCTGGAGCCGCACCTGCACATGTTCGAGCTGGTGTGCGGCACTTCCGGCAAGGCCGGTGTCATCAACGGTGTGGTGCAGCAGGGTGGCAACCCATTCGAGGGCTCGCGCTCGGCCGAATATCCGCTGGGCCCCAATCCCAACTACCTGGGCGGTGAGCTGTTCTACAAGGCGGCCAAGGAAATGGGCTGGCACCCCTACCCCATCCCGGCCTCCAACGCTTCAGGCCCGTACGTGAACCCATATGGCTGCCAGCTGGGGCCGTGCAACGCGTGCGGTTTCTGCAGTGATTACGGCTGCCTGAACTATTCCAAGGCCAGCCCGAATGCCTGCATCCTGCCGGTGCTGCGCCAGCGCCCGAAGTTCGAGCTGCGCACCCATTCGCAGGTGCTGAAGGTGAATCTGGATGGCAGCCGCAGCAAGGCCACGGGCGTGACCTATCTGGATGCGCAGGGCCGCGAGGTGGAACAGCCGGCGGACCTGGTGCTGCTGTGCGCGTTCCAGCTCTACAACGTGCACCTGATGCTGCTGTCCGGTATCGGCCAGCCCTACGACCCGGAAAGCAACACCGGGACGGTGGGCCGCAACTATTCCTACCAGAACCTCAACCGGGTGGTGCTGTTCTTTGACGAGACGGTGCAGGCCAACGGTTTCATCGGCATTGGCGGTGCGGGCACCACGATGGACGACCTCAACGGCAACCAGCTGGACAACGCCAAGGCGGGCTTTGTGGGCGGCGGTCTGGTGTGGGCGCGGCAGCCCGGTGCGGGCCCGGTGCGTGGCATCAACGTGCCCAGCGGTACGCCCGCCTGGGGCGCGAAGTGGAAGAAGGCGGCGGCGGACAACTTCCGCCACAACTTCTATTACGAGGTGCAGGGCGCGTGCATGTCCTACCGGCAGCACTACCTGAGCCTTGACCCGACCTACAAGGATGCTTTCGGCCGGCCGCTGCTGCGCATGACCTTCGATTGGCACCCCAACGAGATCAAGGCCTCGCAGTTCTTCGTGGACAAGGCCATGCAGATGAGCAAGGTGCTGGACCCGCTTTCGATGAGCGGCGATGCCAAGAAGGACGGCGAGCGCTACAACATCACCAAGTACCAGAGCACGCACACCTGTGGCGGCGCGATCATGGGCGCGGACCCGAAGACCTCCGCGCTCAACCGCTACCTGCAGAGCTGGGATGTCTCCAACGTTTTCGTGATTGGCGCCAACGCCTTCCCGCAGAACAACGGCTACAACCCCACCGGCCTCGTGGGCGGGCTGGCGTACTGGGCGGCCACGGCCATCCGTGAAAAGTACCTGCCCGACCCGGGCCCGCTGGTGCAGGCCTGAGGACGCGACGATGAAGAAGCTGTTCCTCTGGATGGTGGCGGTTGGCCTGGTCGTGCTGCTGGCGGCCCTCGCCTACGCATTTGTGCCAACCAAGACCCGTGTACTGGCCGATGGCCCTGCGCCCGATGCGGCCCTGATCGAACGCGGCCGCTACCTGGCGGCGGCGGGCGACTGCACCGCCTGCCACACGCGGCCGGGCGGGAAGCCGTTTGCTGGCGGGCTGCCGGTGGCCTCGCCGCTGGGCAACATCTACAGCACCAACATCACCCCGGACAAGGACACCGGCATTGGTGGCTATTCGCTGGATGATTTTGACCGCGCGGTGCGGCACGGCATCGCACCCGATGGCCGCACTCTGTACCCGGCCATGCCCTACCCCTCGTATGCGCGCATCACCGATGAGGATGTGCGGGCGCTGCATGCCTACTTCCTGCACGGTGATATTGCCCCGGTGAAGGAAGCGAACAAGCCGGTGGAGATCACCTGGCCGCTGTCGATGCGCTGGCCGTTGGCCATCTGGCGCAAGACCTTCGCGCCACAGGCCGATGCGGTGGCCTTCGATGCCAGTCGCTTCAGCGATGCGCAGCTGGCACGGGGCGCCTACCTGGTGCAGGGCCTTGGTCATTGCGGCAGCTGCCACACGCCGCGCGGGTTTGCACTGCAGGAAAAGGCACTGGACGAATCAGGCGCTGCATACCTCAGTGGTGGCCAGATCATCGATGGCTGGAACGCGGTGAACCTGCGTGGCAACCCGGCCGATGGCCTGGGCCGCTGGAGCGAGCAGGACATCGTGGACACGCTGCAGACCGGCCGCAACGCGCACAGCACCGTTGTGGGTACGCCGATGGCCGACGTGGTGGTGCACAGCACGCAGAAGCTGACCGAGGAAGATCTGCGGGCCATAGCCGTGTACCTGAAGCAGTTGCCGGGCAGCGGTCATGACCCCTCCTCGTTTGCTGCCAGCGATGCCACCGCGCGCAAGCTGCAGGCGGGTATCAACGACAGCCGCGGCGCCGAGCTGTTTGTGGACAACTGCGCGGCCTGCCACCGCACCGATGCCCACGGTTACAAGGACGTGTTCCCGGCCATCGCGGGCAACCCGACCGTGCTGGCGGACGACCCGACCTCGGTGGTGCGCCTGCTGCTGCACGGCAGCGCGTTGCCCTCCACCGACAAACGCCCCTCCAACCTGGGCATGCCGGGCTTTGCCGAGCGCCTGAGCGATGAAGAAATCGCCCAGCTGGCGACCTTCATTCGCCAGGAGTTTGGCAATACGGCGTCTGCAGTGGATGCGGGCCAGGCCAGGAAGGTGCGGGCGCAGTTGCAGAAGGAGCAGAAGCAAACTGCGGCGGCGCACGACCCAACCAATGCTTCTGACGATGAGGCGCCTGCCAAGTAAGCAGAGCGCCAGAGAGGTGGCGCGCCGGGATCAGCCCCGGCGCGCCTCAGAAGTAGAAGCCGATGTTGACGTTCAACCGGGAATGCCAACGCGAGGGGCCACCATCGGTGATACCGATGCCATCGCCACCTGAAAACCACATGTCACGCCCGGCAATCCAATCGACGTAGGTGGTCATGATGCCCTTCTGCAGGCTGCAGCCGGTGACGTTCTGCCATGAGTTGCGGGTGCCGGCACTGTGCCCCACCGGGCGCGTCATGCTGAGGTTGTTGTAGCAGGTCAGGTCATCGAGCCGGCCCTTCCGCGCAAACGAATAGGCGATGTTGGCACTCGGCACATCGGCCTGCGCTGCGATCTCGAACGGCGCCTGGAAGGCTGACATGGCGATGCGCTCGCCGGGGATGTCGTAGCGGTAACGGGCCCACTGCAGCTGCGTCGTCCAGCCATCGCGCGTCCACTGTGCATGCACGGCGGCGCCCTGGTGACCGTGATGGCGGCGCGTCTGCGTGTTCTGCACCTTGCCCGTGAAGGCCGATGCGCCCAGCAGCAGCTCGCCGCCTGCCCAGGCATGCGCCTGCTCTACCCGTGCATGCAGCCGCGGCCGCTCGCGGTATGGCAGTGCGTCGGTCTGCGCCACATCGAACGAATAGCGATCGTAGCGGGCACCGGAGCCGTACTCGTCGCCGGAGAACCAGCCGACATGCCAGGTGGTGTCACCACGGGTGTGCACCAGCACCAGGCCGGGGTCGTAGTCATCCTCGATGCCCAGGTAATAGCCGGAACCGAACCAGAAGCTCTGCGAAACCGTAGGCAGTATCCCGAATGGCACCTGCTGGATGCCGGCCTTCAGTTGGGTCTGGTCGTTGATCTGCCAGCCTGCATAGGCGTGATGCACGGCGTGGAAGCCGTCGTACCAGCGGTACTGCGCGGAAAAGGAGAAAGGCCCGGCCCCGGCATCCAGGTCTGCCTGCAGCAGTTCCAGCTGCAGGCGGCTGGTGGGCGCGTAGTCCAGCCAACCGTAGTTGAAGCGCACGGCGCCGCCGGGCTCGAAGTAAGGTGCTGCATTTTGGGCGCGTTCTGATGCGCTGGCGTGCAGCGTGATGCCCGCCAACGCGGTGGCAACAACAAAGGAAATGGGTCTCACGAGGGCGCCGCACGCCTCCCTGTTCTATGGGGAAAACGCGCTAGTTTGGCGTAGCTGCGATGAAAGATACGTCTGCTGGCAGCGCGCGCTCAGTGGTTGGGATGGCCCCGCTGCTGACGGCAGCGGTCTGAACAGTAGCGCACGTTGTCCCAGTCCCGCGCCCACT contains these protein-coding regions:
- a CDS encoding GNAT family N-acetyltransferase, translated to MDAGGIGKRGYALAEAAPAEVERLCASLQAFNQPFVGDAAETYIRLVVRDRDGALLGGILAEVALDWLEIQVLWVEPGERSSGVGAALLTACERRACALGAHGARLDTFDWQAEGFYARHGYVCFGRLQDYPRGHARVFMSKRL
- a CDS encoding LysR family transcriptional regulator, whose translation is MIDDLHELRTFERIVHGGSLSAAARDLGVSLAVVSKRLTSLERRLKVRLLNRSTRRASLTDEGQLFRVHCQNVLDAVEAAEAALEQRQDVVAGVLRLTAPNGFGRRHVVPAVRSFQKAHPGVRVHLSLRDEVVDLVGEGIELALRYGTLDDSRLVARQLAPNRRVLCASPEYLQRRGVPGRIADLQGHDCIASGSPPVSHWRFLEGSRTIAVPVNATTLCDDGEVAQLMAVQGAGIARKSIWDVAEDLQAGRLVEVLPDHALATSPLSAVHGPGRQLAPRVRVFLDHLQRHLQSTIAWRYATGPHASPD
- a CDS encoding gluconate 2-dehydrogenase subunit 3 family protein, with product MLHNSHPAGSQTMKDDPDKTLPALTRRRFFQGLTLIPVAAALPGCAPGDAPGQAATRAEAGTPYAPQFFTTAEWAFVVAACDRLIPSDEVGPGAVESGVPEFLDRHMQTPYAAGDIWYMQGPFLEAPSEFGYQGKLALRDILRVGIAAFDAQCRKQHQGKTFAQLDHAEQETLLKAAEGGKLELEGISSKLFFSNLLGEVKNGYFADPKYGANKDMGAWKMIGYPGVRADYLDWIGVRDKAYPLPPVDLAGRRG
- a CDS encoding GMC family oxidoreductase, with protein sequence MALVKPKVDAVIVGMGWTGAILAKELTDAGLHVVALERGGDRDTQPDFAYPNVVDELEGSVHRRYLQSLSQETVTIRHKTSDTAVPYRQMGSFKPGTGVGGAGSHWSGAHFRPLPEDMKLRSNVEQRYGKAFIPADMTIQDFPLTYAELEPHLHMFELVCGTSGKAGVINGVVQQGGNPFEGSRSAEYPLGPNPNYLGGELFYKAAKEMGWHPYPIPASNASGPYVNPYGCQLGPCNACGFCSDYGCLNYSKASPNACILPVLRQRPKFELRTHSQVLKVNLDGSRSKATGVTYLDAQGREVEQPADLVLLCAFQLYNVHLMLLSGIGQPYDPESNTGTVGRNYSYQNLNRVVLFFDETVQANGFIGIGGAGTTMDDLNGNQLDNAKAGFVGGGLVWARQPGAGPVRGINVPSGTPAWGAKWKKAAADNFRHNFYYEVQGACMSYRQHYLSLDPTYKDAFGRPLLRMTFDWHPNEIKASQFFVDKAMQMSKVLDPLSMSGDAKKDGERYNITKYQSTHTCGGAIMGADPKTSALNRYLQSWDVSNVFVIGANAFPQNNGYNPTGLVGGLAYWAATAIREKYLPDPGPLVQA
- a CDS encoding cytochrome c, translated to MKKLFLWMVAVGLVVLLAALAYAFVPTKTRVLADGPAPDAALIERGRYLAAAGDCTACHTRPGGKPFAGGLPVASPLGNIYSTNITPDKDTGIGGYSLDDFDRAVRHGIAPDGRTLYPAMPYPSYARITDEDVRALHAYFLHGDIAPVKEANKPVEITWPLSMRWPLAIWRKTFAPQADAVAFDASRFSDAQLARGAYLVQGLGHCGSCHTPRGFALQEKALDESGAAYLSGGQIIDGWNAVNLRGNPADGLGRWSEQDIVDTLQTGRNAHSTVVGTPMADVVVHSTQKLTEEDLRAIAVYLKQLPGSGHDPSSFAASDATARKLQAGINDSRGAELFVDNCAACHRTDAHGYKDVFPAIAGNPTVLADDPTSVVRLLLHGSALPSTDKRPSNLGMPGFAERLSDEEIAQLATFIRQEFGNTASAVDAGQARKVRAQLQKEQKQTAAAHDPTNASDDEAPAK
- a CDS encoding DUF2256 domain-containing protein, which encodes MRKKADLPQKICAACGRPFAWRRKWARDWDNVRYCSDRCRQQRGHPNH